From the genome of Anaerolineae bacterium, one region includes:
- a CDS encoding site-2 protease family protein, whose translation MRGSIRVGKLFGIPLFIHYTWFVIVALITVSFATVNYPRQYPGWPAVSYWLAGLLTALLLFASVLIHELSHSLVSRAQGVPVDSITLFIFGGVANIREEPRKARHELLMAAAGPASSLLLALLLGIVALAAPARSFVAGLARTLALINLWVGLFNLIPGFPLDGGRVLRSLIWWGSNDIVQSTRIASIIGRVIATLMIISGFLVAIFLGDWVSGLWLVFIGWFLDNAAVQSYQQLLLREALAGVTARQLMSPLCPTIEDDPDLQTVVDEFVLGTGQRCLFISRGNRLAGLLTLHHIKNVPKERWRETHVSEVMTPSSEIKSVDINQSALNILRTMDEANVNQIPVVDGERMVGIITREHLLHYIRNRIELGL comes from the coding sequence ATGAGGGGTTCCATACGGGTTGGGAAGCTGTTCGGCATCCCGCTGTTCATTCACTACACGTGGTTCGTTATCGTGGCGCTGATCACCGTCTCGTTCGCCACGGTGAATTATCCGCGCCAGTACCCGGGCTGGCCGGCGGTCTCCTACTGGCTGGCCGGCCTCCTGACCGCGCTCCTGTTGTTCGCCTCGGTGTTGATCCACGAGCTTTCCCACAGCCTGGTGTCGCGGGCGCAGGGGGTGCCGGTGGACAGCATCACGCTGTTTATCTTCGGCGGCGTGGCGAACATCCGCGAGGAGCCTAGAAAGGCGCGCCATGAACTGTTGATGGCGGCCGCCGGCCCCGCCTCTTCCCTGCTCCTGGCCCTGCTCCTGGGGATTGTGGCGCTGGCGGCGCCGGCGCGCTCCTTCGTGGCCGGCCTGGCGCGTACCCTGGCCCTCATTAACTTGTGGGTGGGGCTGTTCAACCTGATCCCCGGCTTTCCCCTCGACGGCGGGCGCGTTCTGCGCTCCCTCATCTGGTGGGGCAGTAACGATATCGTGCAGTCCACCCGCATTGCCTCCATCATCGGGCGGGTCATCGCCACACTGATGATCATCAGCGGGTTCCTGGTGGCCATCTTCCTGGGCGATTGGGTGAGCGGGTTATGGCTGGTGTTCATCGGCTGGTTCCTGGATAATGCGGCCGTGCAGAGCTATCAGCAGTTGCTGTTGCGGGAGGCGCTCGCCGGCGTCACCGCCCGCCAGCTCATGAGTCCCCTCTGCCCAACCATCGAGGACGACCCGGACCTCCAGACCGTGGTGGATGAGTTTGTGCTGGGCACCGGCCAGCGCTGTCTGTTCATCTCGCGCGGCAACCGTTTGGCCGGCTTGCTGACCCTGCACCATATCAAGAACGTGCCGAAGGAGCGTTGGCGGGAGACGCACGTCTCTGAGGTGATGACTCCCTCGTCCGAAATCAAGTCGGTGGATATCAATCAGAGCGCTCTGAACATTCTGCGCACCATGGACGAGGCCAACGTCAACCAGATCCCGGTGGTGGATGGGGAGCGCATGGTGGGCATCATCACCCGCGAGCATCTCCTGCATTATATCCGCAACCGCATTGAGCTGGGGTTATAG
- a CDS encoding metallophosphoesterase: MTTIFFATDVHGSDICWKKFINAGKFYNADIIILGGDMTGKAIVPIVHQGGDKYIATLLEQQFELHGQEEVEQMIKQVKSRGYYPYVTNPDEIRELEQHPEKVDELFHQEVLKTVQAWMEYADEKLEGTGIRCYVAPGNDDMFEIDDIIRASKHVHLAEGEVIPLDEYHEMVSSGWSNITPWHTYREEEEPKLKERLESIVKKLSKPETAVFNFHVPPYNSNLDEAPELTPDLKPKLGGRALVPVGSTAVREIIEKYQPLLGLFGHIHEGKGTARIGRTLCINPGSMYEQGRLLGAVITLNKGKIKSYLLTTG; this comes from the coding sequence GTGACCACGATCTTTTTCGCGACGGATGTCCATGGTTCTGACATTTGCTGGAAGAAATTCATCAACGCCGGCAAATTCTACAACGCGGACATCATCATCCTCGGCGGCGACATGACCGGCAAGGCCATCGTGCCCATCGTGCACCAGGGAGGAGACAAGTATATCGCCACGCTCCTGGAACAGCAGTTTGAGCTCCACGGCCAGGAGGAAGTGGAGCAGATGATCAAGCAGGTGAAAAGCCGCGGCTACTATCCCTACGTCACCAACCCCGATGAAATCCGCGAGCTGGAACAGCACCCCGAAAAGGTGGACGAGCTGTTCCACCAGGAAGTGCTCAAAACCGTCCAGGCCTGGATGGAATATGCCGACGAAAAGCTCGAGGGCACCGGCATCCGCTGTTACGTCGCCCCAGGCAACGACGACATGTTCGAGATTGACGATATCATCCGCGCCTCCAAGCACGTCCACCTGGCCGAGGGCGAGGTGATCCCGCTGGATGAGTATCACGAGATGGTCAGCTCCGGCTGGAGCAACATCACCCCCTGGCATACCTACCGCGAGGAAGAGGAGCCCAAGCTGAAGGAGCGCCTGGAGTCCATCGTCAAAAAGCTCAGCAAGCCGGAGACCGCCGTCTTCAACTTCCATGTGCCGCCCTACAACAGCAATCTGGACGAGGCGCCGGAACTGACCCCTGACCTGAAGCCCAAGCTGGGCGGTCGGGCGCTGGTCCCCGTTGGCAGTACCGCGGTGCGCGAAATTATCGAGAAATATCAGCCCCTGCTGGGACTGTTCGGGCATATCCATGAGGGGAAGGGCACGGCCCGCATCGGCCGCACGCTGTGCATCAACCCCGGCAGTATGTACGAGCAAGGCCGGCTCCTGGGCGCCGTTATCACCCTGAACAAGGGCAAGATCAAATCCTACTTGCTCACCACAGGTTGA
- a CDS encoding GntR family transcriptional regulator, translating into MISQTERAYNILKAKIVSLEYPPGKVLREAELIQELGIGRTPIREALQRLARDDLVVIQPRRGMYVSEISVTDLKQIFEARIPIETWAARLAAERITDVQLAALEDAIRMAEDRHSADFVGRLMESDRLVHKIISEATNNKFLIDGVRWLYDLTARIWRLAPNPAAGADEIQSQHWELLNALRKRDPHLAYQVMERHVLDFWSQVRAQV; encoded by the coding sequence ATGATCTCACAGACAGAGCGAGCCTACAACATCCTGAAAGCCAAGATCGTCAGCCTGGAATATCCCCCGGGGAAAGTGCTCCGCGAGGCGGAGCTGATCCAGGAGTTGGGCATCGGCCGTACCCCCATTCGAGAGGCTCTGCAGCGTCTGGCGCGCGACGACCTGGTGGTGATCCAACCCCGGCGCGGGATGTACGTCTCGGAAATCAGCGTCACCGACCTCAAACAAATCTTCGAAGCTCGCATCCCCATAGAGACATGGGCCGCGCGGCTGGCGGCGGAGCGTATCACCGACGTCCAGCTCGCCGCCTTGGAAGATGCCATTCGTATGGCAGAGGATCGGCATTCCGCCGATTTTGTGGGCCGGCTCATGGAAAGCGACCGCTTGGTGCACAAGATCATCTCGGAGGCCACCAACAACAAGTTCCTGATCGACGGCGTGCGCTGGCTTTATGACCTGACGGCGCGCATCTGGCGTCTGGCGCCCAACCCGGCCGCCGGCGCCGATGAGATCCAGTCCCAGCACTGGGAACTGCTCAACGCCCTGCGCAAACGCGATCCCCATCTCGCATATCAGGTGATGGAACGGCACGTGTTGGACTTCTGGAGCCAGGTGCGGGCCCAGGTATAG
- a CDS encoding APC family permease gives MERQQSSTLFVRAATGLVRAWSVTDAFIYAFFSINLITLGLYIFSQMYYLDGNLIGALLVSGFFISFECIVYAALIAVMPRAGGDYVWQSRILGGGVGFILAVTGWWFILWYWVPLYADMLRYEVITPLLAILGAQGPALWFTQTPEGGFISVVIVCAFVFVYIAMGMRNYARLQKACFIGGLIGLLLVFLLLLIGNPAAFKANLEAQIPQLFGAPGDGLYEATLAAGEEAGTAQTWGGGWALAPIFLAIPYMVFFNLWPNWGATLYGEVRGATDFKRNFYGMWYALIATTALGIVLFVLINKTITWDFYMKANGAFWNYMWGYTETPPPIPVWPYPALFAAMLTNSRVIQFIVILLMSLWFFGWSGTVFLSSTRVIFAAAFDRLLPEWVADIHPRFRTPINALLLMVIPSLIVGALYSWNIFNFQTLTLCSTEVIAITYLGSTIAAIVLPYRKPELYNASPIAKYKIAGIPLITVAGIIFLGFELFLLYEWIFDPLGLYGISYRNTSSVVFMLGMYALAAILFFGFKAYRKRQGIDIDKVYEEIPVE, from the coding sequence ATGGAACGACAGCAATCGTCCACCCTGTTCGTCCGTGCTGCGACCGGCCTGGTGCGTGCCTGGTCCGTCACCGACGCGTTCATCTACGCCTTCTTCTCGATCAACCTCATCACCCTGGGGCTGTACATCTTCTCCCAGATGTACTACCTCGATGGCAACCTGATCGGTGCTTTGCTGGTTTCCGGGTTCTTCATCTCGTTCGAGTGTATCGTGTATGCGGCCCTGATCGCGGTGATGCCCCGTGCCGGCGGCGACTACGTCTGGCAGAGCCGCATCCTGGGCGGCGGCGTGGGCTTCATCCTGGCGGTCACCGGCTGGTGGTTCATCCTCTGGTACTGGGTGCCGCTCTACGCCGACATGCTGCGCTATGAGGTCATCACCCCACTGCTGGCCATCCTCGGCGCGCAGGGGCCGGCGCTGTGGTTCACCCAAACGCCTGAGGGTGGATTCATCAGCGTGGTGATCGTCTGTGCCTTCGTCTTCGTCTACATCGCCATGGGCATGCGCAACTATGCTCGTCTGCAGAAAGCCTGCTTCATCGGCGGCCTCATCGGCTTACTGCTGGTCTTCCTCCTCCTGCTGATCGGGAACCCGGCGGCGTTCAAGGCCAACCTGGAGGCGCAGATCCCGCAGTTATTCGGTGCCCCGGGCGACGGCCTGTATGAAGCCACCCTGGCCGCCGGCGAAGAGGCCGGCACTGCCCAAACCTGGGGCGGCGGTTGGGCGCTGGCACCCATCTTCCTGGCCATCCCCTACATGGTCTTCTTCAACCTGTGGCCGAACTGGGGTGCCACCCTCTACGGTGAAGTGCGCGGCGCCACCGACTTCAAGCGCAACTTCTACGGCATGTGGTACGCCCTCATCGCCACCACCGCCCTGGGCATCGTGCTCTTCGTGCTCATCAACAAGACCATCACCTGGGACTTCTACATGAAGGCCAACGGCGCCTTCTGGAACTACATGTGGGGCTACACCGAAACCCCGCCGCCCATCCCGGTCTGGCCCTATCCTGCCCTCTTCGCCGCCATGCTGACCAACAGCCGCGTCATCCAGTTCATCGTCATCCTGCTGATGAGCCTGTGGTTCTTCGGCTGGTCGGGCACGGTCTTCCTGAGCTCCACCCGCGTCATCTTCGCCGCGGCCTTTGACCGCCTTCTGCCGGAATGGGTGGCGGACATTCACCCGCGCTTCCGCACGCCCATCAATGCCTTGCTCTTGATGGTGATCCCATCCCTTATCGTGGGCGCGCTGTACTCCTGGAACATCTTCAACTTCCAGACGCTGACGCTGTGCTCCACGGAGGTTATCGCCATCACCTACCTGGGCAGTACCATCGCCGCTATTGTCCTGCCGTACCGCAAGCCGGAACTGTACAACGCCTCGCCGATCGCCAAGTACAAGATCGCCGGCATCCCGCTCATCACCGTCGCCGGCATCATCTTCCTGGGCTTCGAGCTGTTCCTGCTCTATGAGTGGATCTTCGACCCGCTCGGGCTGTACGGCATCAGCTACCGCAACACCAGCTCGGTTGTCTTCATGCTGGGCATGTACGCGCTGGCGGCCATCCTGTTCTTCGGCTTCAAGGCGTACCGCAAGCGGCAGGGCATTGATATCGACAAGGTGTACGAGGAAATTCCGGTTGAATAA